The following coding sequences lie in one Drosophila sulfurigaster albostrigata strain 15112-1811.04 chromosome 2R, ASM2355843v2, whole genome shotgun sequence genomic window:
- the LOC133835625 gene encoding uncharacterized protein LOC133835625 translates to MYKCFFGESKKEIEEICLKDKILDSWASPELKKKLLSKEHSLDEIIEACQVEEQINKQAEAMQKPTVEAINKIVARKAKPGVECSRCGRMGHGNSDPVCPARLAKCNKCSKIGHFARKCKSKQYPQPKNGNLKRRLDDDCAGEGRPDFKRKKESSNCFRICSDEEEELISCKIGGQEVSLIIDSGSRFNLISHIDWETLKRKNPAVFNVRSHSQKQFRGYASDQLLEVICVFEAPISAVPDVEVIATFFVIKNGRQSLLGRETAIKLNVLRLGLSVNRVETTAPFPKWKGVEIKLCIDPQIKPVQQPVRRIPVALEDKVAAKLDEALRRDIIESVTSPSRWISPIVLAFKENGDIRLCVDMRLANKAIRREMYPLPTFESFMTKLKGARFFRA, encoded by the coding sequence ATGTATAAATGCTTCTTTGGCGAATCGAAAAAGGAAATCGAGGAAATCTGTCTTAAGGACAAAATACTGGACTCGTGGGCATCTCCTGAATTAAAGAAGAAACTTCTGAGTAAAGAGCACTCCCTAGACGAGATTATTGAGGCGTGTCAAGTCGAGGAGCAAATTAACAAACAAGCCGAAGCCATGCAGAAGCCAACCGTTGaggcaataaacaaaattgtggcTCGTAAAGCAAAACCGGGAGTGGAATGTTCTAGGTGTGGTCGGATGGGTCATGGCAATAGTGATCCAGTTTGCCCGGCGCGACTCgccaaatgcaataaatgctCGAAAATAGGGCATTTTGCACGCAAATGCAAGTCGAAACAATATCCTCAGCCTAAAAATGGAAACCTCAAGCGTCGACTAGATGACGATTGTGCTGGAGAGGGTCGACCTGATTTCAAAAGGAAGAAGGAAAGCTCGAATTGCTTTAGAATATGCAGCGACGAGGAAGAAGAGCTTATCAGCTGCAAAATTGGAGGCCAAGAAGTTTCTCTTATTATCGATTCTGGTTCGCGATTCAACCTCATCAGCCATATAGACTGGGAAACACTGAAAAGGAAAAACCCGGCGGTGTTTAATGTGAGATCACATTCACAAAAACAATTCCGAGGATATGCTTCTGATCAATTACTAGAagtaatttgtgtttttgaaGCACCGATATCAGCGGTACCAGATGTCGAGGTGATTgctacattttttgttattaaaaatggacGACAGTCATTACTGGGGCGTGAGACAGCCATAAAGCTAAATGTTCTTCGTCTTGGCCTAAGTGTCAATCGGGTTGAAACGACCGCACCATTTCCCAAATGGAAAGGTGTCGAAATAAAGCTGTGCATTGATCCACAAATCAAGCCTGTTCAGCAGCCGGTGCGGAGGATCCCAGTGGCACTTGAAGATAAAGTTGCAGCGAAGCTGGATGAAGCTTTGAGGCGAGACATTATTGAATCTGTTACGAGTCCGAGTCGATGGATCTCCCCAATTGTCCTGGCGTTTAAGGAGAATGGCGATATTCGACTCTGCGTGGATATGCGTCTGGCGAACAAGGCAATTCGTCGAGAAATGTATCCATTACCGACATTTGAATCTTTTATGACCAAACTTAAAGGTGCACGATTCTTTCGCGCTTAG